Proteins from one uncultured Desulfovibrio sp. genomic window:
- a CDS encoding ATP-binding protein yields the protein MKKAFVKTENYARFAAGVKAVEQRGAAEAGMMLVHGQPGYGKSHIVYRWAEEAGAVYLRANVDWTPKYFLVELCKALNIDGRGTAQALFERCLRVLVERQCPIIIDEAEFTLSSNAAVLEKVRDFSDRAEVTVILIGMEQIQRSIARHKQISSRIAQVVEFGPCSAADVALSCKQLCDYQLSPGMTAEVLRLSGGRMRDVLNILANIERIAATNGLSGQLDVPQFAGVALTHDWQSRTAKTVRKAG from the coding sequence ATGAAAAAAGCCTTCGTGAAGACCGAAAACTACGCCCGTTTCGCCGCCGGTGTGAAAGCCGTGGAACAGCGCGGGGCCGCCGAGGCGGGCATGATGCTGGTGCATGGCCAGCCGGGCTACGGCAAGTCGCACATTGTCTACCGCTGGGCCGAGGAAGCCGGGGCCGTGTATTTACGCGCCAATGTGGACTGGACGCCCAAGTATTTTCTGGTGGAGCTGTGCAAGGCCCTGAACATCGATGGGCGCGGCACGGCGCAGGCCCTGTTCGAACGCTGCCTGCGCGTTCTGGTGGAACGGCAGTGCCCCATCATTATTGACGAGGCCGAGTTCACCCTGTCGTCCAATGCCGCCGTGCTGGAAAAGGTGCGCGACTTTTCCGACCGGGCCGAGGTGACGGTCATCCTTATAGGCATGGAACAGATCCAGCGCTCCATTGCCCGGCACAAGCAGATCAGCAGCCGCATTGCGCAGGTGGTGGAGTTTGGCCCCTGTTCGGCGGCGGACGTGGCGCTGTCCTGCAAGCAGCTGTGCGACTACCAGCTTTCACCCGGCATGACGGCCGAGGTGCTGCGCCTGTCTGGCGGGCGCATGCGTGACGTGCTGAACATCCTGGCCAATATCGAGCGTATCGCCGCCACCAATGGCCTTTCTGGCCAGCTGGACGTGCCGCAGTTTGCGGGCGTGGCGCTGACCCATGACTGGCAGAGCCGCACGGCCAAGACCGTGCGCAAGGCAGGGTAG
- a CDS encoding regulatory protein GemA, translated as MTNATLRAGLVASVKIAQKDLGLDDATYRSLLQAVTGQNSAARCTVPQLKAMLAELRAKGWTPRPRNIPQELRPLHAKISALCASLERPLSYADAIIRRQTRGTACLRTASRAQLTACVAALVRQQGREKKEENHA; from the coding sequence ATGACCAATGCCACACTGCGCGCGGGCCTCGTGGCCAGCGTCAAAATTGCCCAGAAAGACCTGGGCCTGGATGATGCCACCTACCGCTCCCTGCTTCAGGCCGTCACCGGGCAGAACAGCGCCGCCCGCTGCACCGTGCCCCAGCTGAAAGCCATGCTGGCCGAGCTGCGGGCCAAGGGCTGGACCCCGCGCCCGCGCAACATCCCGCAGGAGCTGCGCCCCCTGCACGCCAAAATTTCAGCCCTGTGCGCCTCGCTGGAGCGCCCCCTGTCCTATGCGGATGCCATCATCCGCCGCCAGACACGGGGCACGGCCTGCCTGCGCACGGCCAGCCGCGCCCAGCTGACGGCCTGTGTGGCAGCCCTGGTGCGCCAGCAGGGGCGCGAAAAGAAGGAGGAAAATCATGCCTGA
- a CDS encoding DUF3164 family protein yields MEQTQIPDGYREDARGCLIPVEQIKEIDLARDELVREKVGKVKAMQQELRALKQELMGDIAAFVELSAERYGARLGGDKGNITLQTFDGRYRIKRQTSESIGFDEGLRAAKALIDECLEEWSRDSPSPLRVIVEQAFQINKEGRINTNAILGLRRHKIDDERWQRAMQAIGDSLQILDSKAYVRVYERDGQGRYQAIPLDMAAL; encoded by the coding sequence ATGGAACAGACACAGATTCCCGACGGCTACAGGGAAGATGCGCGCGGCTGCCTCATCCCCGTGGAACAGATCAAGGAAATTGACCTGGCCCGCGATGAACTGGTGCGCGAGAAGGTAGGCAAGGTCAAGGCCATGCAGCAGGAACTGCGGGCGCTCAAGCAGGAACTGATGGGCGATATTGCCGCCTTTGTGGAGCTGTCTGCCGAGCGCTACGGCGCCAGACTGGGCGGGGACAAGGGCAACATCACCTTGCAGACCTTTGACGGGCGCTACCGCATCAAGCGTCAGACCAGCGAGAGCATCGGCTTTGACGAGGGCCTGCGGGCGGCCAAGGCGCTCATTGACGAATGCCTGGAGGAATGGAGCCGCGACAGCCCCTCGCCCCTGCGGGTCATTGTGGAGCAGGCCTTTCAGATCAACAAGGAGGGCCGCATCAATACCAATGCCATTCTGGGCCTGCGCCGTCACAAGATTGATGACGAGCGCTGGCAGCGGGCCATGCAGGCCATTGGCGACAGCCTGCAAATTCTGGACAGCAAGGCCTATGTGCGCGTGTACGAGCGGGACGGGCAGGGCAGGTATCAGGCCATCCCGCTGGATATGGCCGCCCTGTAG
- a CDS encoding Mor transcription activator family protein produces the protein MPDSRLRMADYFDAMRASENWLPSLRQLDETRLPRAVRGLVRLIGLPATLKLVEDFGGLTLRLPVGAREVGQALLEDLARRIGPEASRILARHYAATPLYVPNCKPALLRARDASLLADRQRLAGEGLSERQIVQCLAIRYRLSERHVWTILKKPPPERDAPHQQGSLL, from the coding sequence ATGCCTGACAGCCGCCTGCGCATGGCGGACTATTTTGACGCCATGCGTGCCTCGGAAAACTGGCTGCCGTCCCTGCGGCAGCTGGACGAAACCAGACTGCCCCGCGCCGTGCGCGGGCTGGTGCGCCTCATCGGCCTGCCCGCCACCCTGAAACTGGTGGAGGACTTCGGCGGCCTGACCCTGCGCCTGCCCGTGGGCGCACGGGAAGTGGGGCAGGCCCTGCTGGAAGACCTGGCCCGGCGCATTGGCCCGGAGGCCAGCCGCATACTGGCCCGGCACTACGCTGCAACGCCGCTTTATGTGCCCAATTGCAAACCGGCCCTGCTGCGCGCCCGCGATGCGTCCCTGCTGGCAGACCGCCAGCGCCTGGCAGGCGAGGGCCTGTCGGAACGGCAGATTGTGCAGTGCCTGGCCATCCGCTACCGCCTGTCAGAGCGGCACGTGTGGACCATCCTCAAAAAGCCGCCGCCAGAAAGGGATGCCCCGCATCAGCAGGGGAGCCTGCTGTAA
- a CDS encoding Mu transposase C-terminal domain-containing protein — protein sequence MAAIETTYSAQDLARLLGVSDRWIQLRAKREGWQALPRTGRGGGKLWVVSSMPAAMRDRLASALLRQPAVISGEGAVCAPIGSNVCASIGTDAGKPALSDRERAIVTARLAFCRELDRIAPLVGKKAAVAHLVTSSRLGQLPPVLMEQLAVAFARRRADSLSTRTLYRWYAEYLAGGEGGLAPRRTAVKPPAWAAEFLFHYQKPQHPTVALAHAELCRAMRQRGELPPSVHACRRLLAKMSRPEREAGRATGNALLKLRPHQRRDTSELWPTDVYTADGTTFDAEVLHPDHGQPFKPEITAILDVATRRCVGISVALSESALTVLDALRMACCYGGVPALFYSDGGPGYVNRLLLDDRTGMMTRLGITPVNAIPGRPQGKGLMERAVKTLWVRAAQGLTSYTGALMDGDAAHRNFKLSRSALKAGKRAVLPSWEEFKRHILARVEEYNTTPHRGLPRYRDAQGRLRHYSPEEYWQTFTARGFAPVRVPQGVEVELFMPGARRVTRNGWLQFYSGRYYAPELAEFHGEAVEVRYDIWDAGRVWCWTLDGRPICEATLEGNSRPYFEQSRVEAAREKRARAQVRRLDAKLQRVAPGATIILPESRDNRPDTAVSCADSTAPTLAPAAAGESITIAGAAPTPEAVPEAVPEVAPVRPLFASTHERYRWLMQHPDARTDADSVWLRDYRRGEEYADLKDLYAAEGIE from the coding sequence GTGGCCGCCATCGAAACCACCTACAGCGCGCAAGACCTGGCCCGCCTGCTGGGCGTCTCCGACCGCTGGATACAGCTGCGCGCCAAGCGCGAGGGCTGGCAGGCGCTGCCCCGCACTGGGCGGGGCGGTGGCAAGCTGTGGGTGGTTTCCTCCATGCCTGCGGCAATGCGGGACAGGCTGGCCTCGGCCCTGCTGCGCCAGCCTGCCGTCATCAGCGGGGAAGGTGCAGTTTGCGCACCTATTGGCAGCAATGTTTGCGCGTCTATTGGCACGGATGCCGGCAAGCCGGCCCTTTCTGACAGAGAACGTGCCATTGTGACGGCCCGTCTGGCCTTCTGCCGCGAACTGGACCGCATCGCACCGCTGGTGGGCAAAAAGGCGGCCGTGGCGCACCTGGTCACCTCGTCCCGCCTGGGGCAGCTGCCTCCCGTGCTCATGGAACAGCTGGCCGTGGCCTTTGCCCGCCGCCGTGCTGACAGTCTGAGCACGCGCACGCTCTATCGCTGGTATGCCGAGTATCTGGCGGGAGGGGAGGGCGGTCTTGCCCCCAGGCGCACAGCAGTCAAGCCCCCCGCGTGGGCTGCCGAATTTCTTTTCCACTACCAGAAGCCGCAGCATCCCACCGTGGCACTGGCCCACGCCGAGCTGTGCCGAGCCATGCGCCAGCGCGGCGAGCTGCCGCCCAGCGTCCATGCCTGCCGCCGCCTGCTGGCCAAGATGAGCCGGCCTGAGCGCGAGGCCGGACGGGCCACGGGCAATGCCCTGTTGAAGCTGCGCCCCCACCAGCGCCGCGACACCTCGGAGCTGTGGCCCACTGATGTGTATACGGCGGACGGCACAACATTTGACGCGGAGGTGCTGCACCCTGACCACGGCCAGCCCTTCAAGCCGGAAATCACGGCCATCCTGGACGTGGCCACGCGCCGCTGCGTGGGCATCTCCGTGGCTCTGTCCGAAAGTGCCCTGACCGTGCTGGACGCCCTGCGCATGGCCTGCTGTTACGGCGGCGTCCCGGCCCTGTTCTACAGCGACGGCGGGCCGGGCTATGTCAACCGTCTGTTGCTGGACGACCGCACGGGCATGATGACGCGCCTGGGTATCACACCTGTCAACGCCATTCCGGGCCGCCCGCAGGGCAAGGGCCTTATGGAACGGGCGGTCAAGACGCTCTGGGTACGGGCGGCGCAGGGGCTGACCAGCTATACCGGCGCGCTCATGGACGGGGACGCGGCCCACCGCAATTTCAAGCTCTCGCGGTCCGCCCTCAAGGCGGGCAAGCGGGCCGTGCTGCCCAGCTGGGAAGAGTTCAAGCGCCACATCCTGGCCCGTGTGGAGGAATACAACACCACGCCGCACCGGGGACTTCCCCGCTACCGGGACGCGCAGGGCCGCCTGCGCCACTACAGCCCGGAGGAATACTGGCAGACCTTCACGGCGCGGGGCTTCGCGCCGGTGCGCGTGCCGCAGGGCGTGGAGGTCGAGCTGTTCATGCCGGGCGCGCGCCGCGTCACCCGCAACGGCTGGCTGCAATTCTATTCCGGCCGCTACTACGCGCCGGAGCTGGCGGAGTTTCACGGGGAGGCCGTGGAAGTCCGGTACGACATCTGGGATGCCGGGCGCGTCTGGTGCTGGACGCTGGACGGCCGCCCCATCTGCGAGGCCACGCTGGAAGGCAATTCGCGCCCCTATTTCGAGCAGAGCCGCGTGGAAGCCGCCCGCGAGAAGCGGGCACGGGCGCAGGTCAGGCGGCTGGACGCCAAGCTGCAACGTGTGGCCCCCGGCGCGACCATCATTCTGCCGGAAAGCAGGGACAACAGGCCGGACACGGCCGTCAGCTGTGCCGACAGCACGGCCCCGACGCTGGCCCCGGCCGCCGCAGGGGAGAGCATCACCATCGCGGGCGCGGCGCCCACGCCGGAAGCGGTACCGGAAGCTGTGCCGGAAGTTGCGCCAGTCCGGCCCCTCTTTGCCAGCACGCACGAGCGCTACCGCTGGCTTATGCAGCATCCCGATGCCCGGACGGATGCTGACAGCGTCTGGCTGCGCGACTACCGCCGGGGCGAGGAATACGCCGATCTGAAAGACCTCTATGCCGCCGAGGGCATAGAATAG
- a CDS encoding HU family DNA-binding protein, producing the protein MTREELAREVTRLARGREDRSLCLADVEAVLKMLGAVAARELTAGGEVPLPGLGKLKTKDRAARMGRNPRTGAPLYIPACRVVVFAPSEKLNLGLKK; encoded by the coding sequence ATGACCAGAGAGGAACTTGCCAGAGAAGTAACGCGCCTGGCGCGCGGCCGTGAGGACCGCTCCCTGTGCCTGGCCGACGTGGAAGCCGTGCTGAAGATGCTGGGCGCCGTGGCCGCCCGGGAACTGACCGCCGGCGGCGAGGTGCCCCTGCCCGGTCTGGGCAAGCTCAAAACAAAGGATCGCGCCGCCCGCATGGGGCGCAATCCCCGTACCGGCGCGCCCCTGTACATCCCCGCGTGCCGGGTGGTGGTCTTCGCCCCCAGCGAAAAGCTGAACCTTGGCTTGAAGAAATAG